The Salinispora tropica CNB-440 genome has a window encoding:
- a CDS encoding NADPH-dependent FMN reductase, which produces MSVEPLKIVILVGSTRKGRFGPVVANWFAAQVRQRDDMELDLIDLVEANLPYELPDFNANEEPVAVRALTPRLAAADGFVFVTPEYNHSYPASLKNVVDWYRKEWQAKPVGFVSYGGLAGGLRSVEHLRPVLSEVHAVPIRDTVSFHGAGERFDGSGAPTDPRGCNAAAKTLLDQLAWWSGVLRTARADHPYGT; this is translated from the coding sequence ATGTCCGTGGAACCACTGAAGATCGTCATCCTTGTTGGTAGCACCCGTAAAGGCCGCTTCGGGCCCGTGGTGGCCAACTGGTTCGCCGCGCAGGTGCGGCAGCGTGACGACATGGAACTCGACCTCATCGACCTCGTGGAGGCGAACCTGCCGTACGAGTTGCCGGACTTCAACGCGAATGAGGAGCCTGTGGCGGTTCGTGCGCTCACCCCCCGGCTCGCGGCGGCGGACGGGTTCGTCTTCGTGACGCCGGAGTACAACCACAGCTACCCCGCCTCGCTCAAGAACGTGGTCGACTGGTACCGGAAGGAGTGGCAGGCCAAGCCGGTCGGCTTCGTGTCGTACGGCGGGCTCGCCGGCGGTCTGCGCTCGGTCGAGCACCTGCGGCCGGTCCTAAGTGAGGTGCATGCGGTCCCGATCCGAGACACCGTCAGCTTCCACGGTGCGGGGGAGCGGTTTGACGGATCCGGCGCGCCGACCGACCCGCGGGGCTGCAATGCCGCGGCGAAGACGTTGCTCGACCAGCTGGCATGGTGGTCCGGTGTTCTGCGGACCGCGAGAGCCGACCATCCCTACGGCACCTGA
- the soxR gene encoding redox-sensitive transcriptional activator SoxR, giving the protein MTDVAVNGLTVGELAERSGVPPSALRFYERQGLIRSRRTSGNQRRYSRDALRRIAFIKASQRIGIPLAMIRDVLALLPEKRTPTVEDWQRVSDCWRADLDARMTLMAQLRDELLDCIGCGCLSLERCALANPNDALGRDGPGARRLRRTADRQRDVTNSGIESTR; this is encoded by the coding sequence ATGACCGACGTTGCCGTCAACGGGCTCACAGTGGGTGAACTGGCTGAGCGCAGTGGCGTACCCCCATCGGCGCTGCGCTTCTACGAGCGCCAGGGTCTGATCCGTAGTCGCCGCACGTCTGGCAACCAACGGCGATACAGCCGAGACGCGCTGCGCCGCATCGCGTTCATCAAGGCGTCCCAGCGCATCGGCATCCCACTGGCCATGATCCGTGACGTCCTGGCACTGCTACCGGAGAAGCGAACACCTACCGTGGAGGACTGGCAGCGGGTCAGCGACTGCTGGCGTGCCGACCTCGACGCCCGGATGACGCTGATGGCGCAGCTTCGCGACGAACTGCTCGACTGCATCGGATGTGGTTGCCTGTCCCTGGAGCGGTGCGCTCTCGCCAACCCGAACGACGCGCTCGGTAGGGACGGGCCGGGAGCACGTCGACTCCGCAGGACGGCCGATCGTCAGCGGGATGTCACGAACTCCGGGATCGAGAGCACCAGGTAG